A stretch of Polypterus senegalus isolate Bchr_013 chromosome 3, ASM1683550v1, whole genome shotgun sequence DNA encodes these proteins:
- the csrnp2 gene encoding cysteine/serine-rich nuclear protein 2: MDALSVGSLKRKFEDVDVESPYSTPKDSDDDISSSDSAESCDSLNPPSSTPFIPASILRRQKSLGRKSVRFDAVTVYYFSRRQGFTSVPSQGGSSLGMARHHSAIRRYTLGEFAREQESSHRQVLRQHLREEKLNARKMKLTKNGTVESAEAESLTLEDVSDEDIDVDSVDVDDYFFLQPLPTKRRRALLRASGISRIDGEEKTELRAIRLSREECGCDCRFYCDPQSCGCSQAGIKCQVDRMSFPCGCSRDGCRNAAGRIEFNPVRVRTHYLHTIMKLELEKNRQLATSAAEVTIATTAASSSHASPQTDVAETVTSGVDADELPSSPQSELPQDLGKEYSLQRDGYGTDSFDMENETAVLHLQSAEEFDRRRVEEEGQAGDMSASNGLGVCLLEGPGSPDDTQEVISEAATTETELGAPVIIQGELPPGASVLCFTENLNGSTQVLGEHPQDYLKDTSVLFYQIDQGTVLGFEGGPLDAGLPAGYTKAEGAEGETAVVVHCGSPTVELEGNSSLEMYAPLDSCLSVDMGALPNGSIASDEDHSELLSNTLESPSCCQDLPSKSTHILVGSEEDRAPSPTDI, from the exons CTGCATCCATTCTGAGACGGCAAAAGTCATTGGGCCGGAAGAGTGTCCGTTTTGATGCTGTGACGGTGTACTACTTCTCTCGCCGGCAAGGATTCACCAGTGTGCCCAGCCAAGGGGGAAGCTCTCTTGGCATGGCTCGTCACCATAGTGCTATTCGGCGATACACCCTGGGAGAATTTGCACGGGAACAAGAGAGCAGCCACAGGCAGGTTCTGCGACAGCATCTGCGAGAGGAGAAACTCAATGCCCGGAAAATGAAG TTAACCAAGAATGGCACCGTGGAGTCTGCTGAGGCAGAAAGCCTTACTCTGGAGGATGTGTCTGATGAGGACATTGACGTGGACAGTGTGGATGTGGACGACTACTTTTTCCTGCAGCCCCTGCCCACCAAACGGCGACGCGCTTTACTGCGAGCCTCTGGCATTTCCCGGATCGATGGAGAAGAAAAGACCGAGCTGCGAGCTATCCGCCTCTCGCGTGAGGAGTGTGGTTGCGATTGCCGCTTTTACTGCGATCCACAAAGTTGTGGTTGCAGTCAGGCTGGCATCAAGTGCCAG GTAGACAGGATGTCATTCCCCTGTGGCTGTTCCCGGGATGGCTGCCGGAATGCCGCTGGTCGTATCGAGTTCAACCCTGTTCGCGTGAGGACGCACTACCTACATACTATTATGAAGCTGGAACTGGAGAAGAATAGGCAACTGGCAACCTCTGCAGCAGAAGTGACCATCGCTACTACCGCTGCTTCTTCATCTCACGCTTCACCACAGACTGATGTTGCTGAAACGGTGACCTCAGGGGTTGATGCCGATGAACTTCCATCTAGTCCACAGTCAGAGCTGCCTCAGGACTTGGGCAAGGAGTACTCTTTACAACGGGACGGCTATGGGACTGACAGCTTTGACATGGAGAACGAAACTGCGGTGCTCCATCTTCAAAGTGCGGAGGAGTTTGACCGTCGAAGGGTTGAGGAAGAAGGCCAGGCAGGAGACATGTCGGCGTCCAATGGCTTAGGCGTATGCCTTCTTGAAGGACCCGGGTCACCTGATGACACGCAGGAAGTCATCAGTGAGGCTGCTACCACAGAGACTGAATTAGGAGCTCCAGTTATCATCCAAGGGGAGCTGCCCCCTGGGGCGTCAGTGCTGTGTTTTACGGAAAACTTGAATGGGTCCACCCAGGTGCTGGGAGAGCATCCCCAAGATTACTTGAAAGATACCTCGGTTCTCTTTTATCAGATCGACCAAGGCACAGTTCTTGGCTTTGAAGGCGGACCACTAGATGCAGGCTTGCCTGCTGGATACACCAAGGCTGAGGGTGCAGAAGGTGAGACAGCGGTGGTGGTCCACTGTGGGTCACCCACAGTGGAACTGGAAGGGAACTCCTCACTAGAAATGTATGCTCCTTTGGACAGCTGCTTAAGCGTCGACATGGGCGCCTTACCCAATGGGAGTATTGCATCTGATGAAGACCACTCAGAGCTGCTAAGTAACACGCTGGAGTCTCCGTCATGCTGCCAAGACCTGCCTTCAAAGAGCACTCACATTCTGGTCGGCTCAGAAGAGGACAGAGCCCCGTCCCCCACTGacatttaa